In one bacterium genomic region, the following are encoded:
- a CDS encoding tetratricopeptide repeat protein, with protein MRSRGELAILLIFVFFAFFAGCSWFKLNEAEYSKKADEAYSKGLYKVARLYYKTLVVKFPESEKADFYKERLADILVQLALTAPKDKLVDTYLHEIEALNLPANDTVLSWLKYRRAKKVENESERDKLLSEITYDQYLLAAQYELNRSKFPEALTIYEDAIKYHKGEKELYKALFLAGFISSEYVKDTAAARKYFEEVVKNYPDCDLADDAQWMLNNMGKPPEEVMFLPDTATKK; from the coding sequence ATGCGTTCAAGGGGTGAACTGGCTATTTTATTGATATTTGTATTTTTTGCTTTTTTTGCGGGATGCTCGTGGTTCAAGCTTAACGAGGCTGAATACTCCAAAAAGGCTGATGAGGCATACTCCAAGGGACTTTACAAGGTAGCAAGGCTCTACTATAAAACTCTTGTGGTTAAATTTCCCGAATCTGAGAAAGCGGATTTTTATAAAGAAAGGCTTGCTGACATACTTGTGCAGCTCGCTCTTACTGCGCCCAAAGACAAACTTGTTGATACATATTTACACGAGATAGAAGCATTAAATCTTCCCGCCAATGATACCGTTCTTTCGTGGCTTAAATATCGTAGAGCCAAAAAAGTAGAGAATGAGTCGGAACGAGATAAGCTCCTTTCGGAGATAACCTACGACCAATACCTTCTTGCAGCTCAGTACGAACTTAACAGAAGCAAGTTTCCGGAGGCTTTGACAATATATGAGGATGCCATAAAGTATCACAAAGGCGAAAAAGAGCTTTATAAAGCGCTATTTCTTGCAGGGTTTATTTCCTCGGAGTATGTTAAGGATACAGCAGCCGCAAGAAAATATTTCGAAGAAGTGGTAAAGAATTATCCCGACTGCGACCTTGCAGATGATGCTCAATGGATGCTGAATAACATGGGTAAACCACCTGAGGAGGTGATGTTCCTGCCGGATACCGCAACTAAAAAGTAA
- a CDS encoding lipoate--protein ligase family protein, producing MNRTTIPSFLKDCKEVIFSGDRWLVVVDPPLSGEENMDRDRKLLEWAYRDQWAVPVLRFFQWRPPAVSIGFMQPFEQIDINKCNRLGIDVVRRPTGGKAIYHHTEFTYSVTLPPYHPLAKMSVLETYNFISRALALGLRYIGINAKLSHGSPKVSKRNPSCFSSTSRYEIVVDGKKLVGSAQRRRFGAVLQQGSIIAGPQYLLLSELVAQDGELVSKELQEHSTYIEKVLGYIPLYEDFVEAILRGFSRAFETSA from the coding sequence ATGAACAGGACTACCATACCATCTTTTCTTAAAGATTGTAAAGAAGTAATATTTTCAGGGGACAGATGGCTTGTTGTTGTTGACCCACCGCTTTCCGGTGAAGAGAATATGGATAGGGACCGGAAGCTTCTTGAGTGGGCTTACAGAGACCAATGGGCCGTTCCAGTGCTTCGATTTTTCCAATGGCGACCGCCGGCGGTGTCCATAGGTTTTATGCAGCCGTTTGAGCAGATAGATATTAATAAATGTAATAGGCTTGGTATAGATGTCGTCAGGCGCCCAACGGGTGGTAAAGCTATATATCATCACACTGAATTCACATACTCTGTGACACTTCCGCCCTATCATCCCCTTGCGAAGATGAGTGTTCTTGAAACCTACAATTTCATTAGCCGCGCGCTGGCATTGGGATTAAGATACATTGGCATAAATGCAAAGCTTTCGCACGGAAGCCCAAAGGTTTCAAAAAGAAACCCATCATGTTTCTCGTCGACATCGCGTTACGAGATAGTGGTTGACGGCAAGAAGTTGGTTGGTAGTGCTCAAAGGCGCCGTTTTGGCGCAGTCCTTCAACAGGGTTCAATTATAGCTGGTCCTCAGTATCTTTTGCTTTCGGAGCTGGTGGCACAGGATGGTGAACTGGTCAGCAAAGAGCTTCAGGAGCACAGCACTTATATTGAGAAAGTTTTAGGCTACATTCCGCTATACGAAGATTTTGTTGAGGCTATTTTGCGTGGCTTTAGTCGTGCTTTTGAGACTTCTGCCTGA
- the buk gene encoding butyrate kinase, with protein sequence MYKILAINPGSTSTKIALFEDETPVFTESIKHPVEELSKFESTWEQYPFRAKTIKEVLERRSIDLRTLSAVVGRGGPFKPLESGTYYVNEKMKEDVKEGRVQADHISNIGCLLAADIAEPLGIPAFIVDPVSVDEFDDLARISGHPEIPRKSLAHALNIKMVAKKYAKQIGDKYENLNLVVAHLGGGISITAHRKGRMVDVNNANDEGPFSPQRCGTLPITGLAKLCYSGKYTEKEMMQQLIKRGGLTALAGTDDMEEIKRRIDSGDEKAELYARAMAYQIAKEIGAYSAVLAGKVDAILITGGIAHNNWFIDWIKERIDWIAPVFIFPGEDEMEALALGALRVLRGEEQPKEYK encoded by the coding sequence ATGTACAAAATATTAGCCATCAACCCCGGTTCAACCTCAACAAAAATAGCTCTTTTTGAAGATGAAACGCCTGTATTCACTGAATCAATAAAACACCCAGTAGAGGAGCTATCCAAATTCGAAAGCACATGGGAACAATACCCTTTTAGAGCCAAGACAATAAAAGAGGTGCTCGAGAGGCGCTCCATTGACCTTAGAACTCTGTCAGCCGTGGTCGGTCGAGGAGGTCCCTTCAAACCGCTTGAATCCGGGACTTACTATGTTAACGAAAAAATGAAGGAAGATGTCAAAGAAGGCCGAGTCCAAGCAGACCACATAAGCAACATAGGTTGCCTTCTCGCCGCCGATATCGCCGAGCCGCTCGGAATCCCAGCCTTCATAGTTGACCCGGTTAGCGTAGATGAATTCGACGACCTTGCAAGAATTTCCGGTCATCCTGAGATACCGCGAAAAAGTCTTGCCCACGCGCTCAACATAAAGATGGTGGCCAAAAAATACGCCAAGCAAATAGGTGACAAATACGAGAACTTAAACCTTGTTGTCGCCCACCTCGGCGGCGGGATATCAATAACTGCCCATAGAAAGGGCAGAATGGTCGATGTGAATAATGCAAACGATGAAGGGCCATTTTCGCCTCAACGATGCGGCACTCTTCCGATAACGGGCTTGGCAAAGCTTTGCTATTCGGGCAAATACACCGAAAAAGAGATGATGCAACAGCTTATAAAGCGTGGTGGGCTAACAGCTCTTGCTGGAACCGATGATATGGAAGAAATAAAGAGAAGAATCGATTCTGGTGATGAAAAAGCAGAACTGTATGCCAGAGCTATGGCCTACCAGATCGCAAAGGAAATAGGAGCGTATTCTGCGGTTCTTGCTGGCAAGGTCGATGCAATACTTATAACCGGTGGGATAGCACACAACAACTGGTTTATTGACTGGATAAAGGAGCGCATAGACTGGATCGCACCAGTTTTCATTTTCCCGGGTGAGGACGAAATGGAAGCCTTAGCACTCGGAGCCCTGCGAGTATTAAGAGGCGAAGAACAGCCGAAAGAATATAAATAA
- a CDS encoding NYN domain-containing protein: MGKRVVVFIDGSNLYHGMRSSLGKINIDYASFVKKLVGDRELVRVYYYLPTVNKDEAEDQYKSQQRFLSYLLDIPYFHVKFGRLARQGNHLIEKSLDVQIAVDMVRYAANDLYDIAILVSGDGDFAPAVEAIKEMGKQVENAFFLNESSVHLRQISDKFIEFTPEFLEGCIFVKEEGDK, translated from the coding sequence ATGGGAAAGCGCGTTGTAGTGTTTATCGACGGCAGCAATCTTTATCACGGCATGAGAAGTTCGCTTGGGAAAATAAATATTGATTACGCATCATTTGTCAAAAAATTGGTTGGCGATAGAGAACTTGTGAGAGTGTATTATTATCTTCCTACCGTCAACAAGGACGAAGCCGAGGACCAGTATAAATCTCAGCAGCGCTTTTTATCCTACCTTCTTGATATACCATACTTTCATGTCAAATTTGGGCGTTTGGCACGTCAGGGCAATCATCTTATAGAAAAGAGTCTTGATGTTCAAATAGCGGTTGATATGGTTAGATATGCAGCTAACGATTTATATGATATAGCCATACTCGTTAGCGGTGATGGGGACTTTGCACCCGCCGTGGAGGCTATAAAGGAAATGGGGAAACAAGTTGAAAATGCTTTTTTTCTTAACGAGTCATCTGTTCATTTGAGACAGATTTCCGATAAATTTATAGAATTTACTCCAGAATTTTTGGAGGGGTGTATTTTTGTTAAGGAGGAAGGCGATAAATGA
- a CDS encoding T9SS type A sorting domain-containing protein: MKNIRYAIFALLISIAICQDLGFSIIDSSFHRIYSPRNKYIVPTGDLDRDGVDDFIFINLATNYFSPRLYPGDTLLDSTVFIYFFGFAPTSSYPLEYWFTGYACADFNGDGSRDVILSFTRRSSPYNGFVDMWFGRPTGSCGFWNDSWHFFDDSSAQLGIVGSIGDDNGDGFDDFIVISTHNRPSGKQSYIYLFYGASSGANLVHQWSFEPHNYAKLWHIEDFDGDSLPELLILMSVDTLWDKYYICIIQSDSQFIYADTNCYDDSLFVNFILLYRDMPTLDINHDGKDDIYKFLNTIGDGIHPLLLSYWNLNGDSFVNHVDTLSLILPISHNLSEKPIIPLSYGDTMIYSYKEISPGLYMLYFYNFISPTSLTIYDSVMAPTHFFVRLGDINRDGYNEFISDVGVVNFNPRSHIAENVRFRENINIYPNPFKTFCKLWSGETKIEVVEFFDLRGNKVNGDIIRINENSILWKPRKLSPGIYFVRVKMNDKQYIRKLLYMP; encoded by the coding sequence ATGAAAAACATCAGATACGCAATTTTCGCTCTTTTAATTTCTATAGCCATATGCCAAGACCTTGGTTTCTCAATAATCGATTCGTCGTTTCACAGGATTTACTCCCCAAGAAATAAGTATATAGTCCCTACCGGCGACCTTGACCGTGACGGAGTAGATGATTTTATATTTATAAATCTTGCCACTAACTATTTTTCTCCAAGATTATATCCTGGTGATACACTGCTTGATAGCACCGTATTTATATACTTTTTTGGTTTTGCGCCCACATCGAGTTACCCGCTTGAGTACTGGTTCACAGGATACGCCTGCGCCGATTTTAACGGAGATGGCTCGCGAGATGTTATACTCAGTTTCACCAGGAGATCATCGCCATACAACGGATTTGTTGACATGTGGTTCGGGAGGCCAACTGGTTCGTGCGGATTCTGGAACGATAGCTGGCATTTTTTCGATGATTCAAGCGCACAACTCGGTATTGTTGGTTCCATTGGAGATGACAATGGGGATGGATTTGACGATTTTATAGTAATCTCAACGCACAATAGGCCATCGGGAAAGCAAAGTTATATATATCTATTTTATGGAGCAAGTTCTGGAGCAAATTTAGTGCATCAATGGTCGTTTGAACCCCATAACTATGCAAAACTCTGGCACATAGAAGATTTCGATGGCGATAGTTTGCCTGAACTGCTAATTCTAATGTCTGTGGATACTTTATGGGATAAATACTATATATGTATTATACAAAGCGACTCACAATTCATATATGCCGATACAAATTGTTATGACGATTCACTTTTCGTAAATTTTATTCTTTTATATCGTGATATGCCCACATTAGACATAAACCATGATGGCAAAGATGACATATACAAATTTCTAAACACAATAGGCGATGGAATACATCCATTATTACTTTCCTACTGGAATCTTAATGGAGATAGTTTTGTCAATCACGTAGATACGCTATCATTAATTCTTCCTATATCACACAATCTTAGCGAAAAACCAATTATACCTTTATCCTATGGCGATACAATGATTTACTCGTATAAAGAAATTTCACCTGGATTGTATATGTTATATTTTTACAACTTCATTAGTCCGACAAGTTTGACTATATATGATTCCGTAATGGCCCCAACCCACTTTTTTGTGAGATTAGGTGACATAAATAGAGATGGTTACAATGAATTTATAAGCGATGTAGGCGTGGTGAATTTTAACCCACGGTCGCACATAGCTGAAAATGTAAGGTTCCGCGAAAATATAAACATTTATCCAAATCCTTTTAAGACATTCTGTAAGTTGTGGTCTGGTGAAACTAAGATTGAGGTAGTTGAATTTTTCGACCTGCGCGGAAACAAAGTTAACGGTGACATAATTCGGATAAACGAGAATTCCATACTATGGAAACCTCGAAAATTATCTCCAGGGATATATTTCGTTAGGGTAAAGATGAATGATAAACAGTATATAAGAAAGCTTCTTTATATGCCCTAA
- a CDS encoding DUF512 domain-containing protein: protein MAKYLIGLILGRDMLQDERKIVFVKKGSSAWRSGVKVGDIVLSVNGHRVDDRLDFLFATKDESDIELEIERDGKILSVHLKANNGDFGIEIAPLKIRRCTNRCVFCFVDQMPPGLRSSLYVKDEDFRFSFLEGSYITMTNLTERDWERIVRQRMSPLYISVHSTDEEVRKKLLGKSNVPPIMAQLERLASGGVSFHAQIVVVPGYNDGTVLEKTVSDLLSFGDALLSLAVVPVGLTKHRDRLAPLKPVSRRLAKEIVDWHYEVRDRNDTARRTLQLADEFFLLAECEIPQESYYNGYPQYENGVGMVRYFIERARLWGKDDFPDLSGIKLAVVTGRLFAPIFESIALERLESLTGAKISVLAPVNSLFGASVTVANLLPAIDVVRAIKSLAGKPDAVLIPPRIMSPDGLSLEDWTLDVLEREIDSKVIVAPEDISELGSILTRELSIG from the coding sequence GTGGCGAAATACCTTATCGGTCTTATATTAGGAAGAGATATGTTACAGGATGAGCGAAAAATTGTCTTCGTAAAAAAGGGCTCATCTGCCTGGCGGTCGGGCGTGAAAGTTGGCGATATCGTATTATCGGTAAATGGGCATAGAGTAGACGATAGGCTCGATTTCCTGTTCGCAACAAAGGACGAAAGTGATATTGAATTGGAAATAGAAAGAGATGGCAAGATACTTAGCGTTCATCTTAAAGCCAACAATGGTGATTTCGGCATTGAGATCGCTCCACTCAAAATAAGGCGATGCACTAACAGGTGCGTTTTCTGTTTTGTTGACCAAATGCCGCCGGGATTGAGAAGTTCGCTTTATGTTAAGGATGAGGATTTTCGCTTCTCGTTTCTTGAGGGAAGCTACATTACGATGACCAATCTTACTGAGAGGGATTGGGAAAGAATTGTTCGCCAGAGGATGTCCCCGCTTTACATATCTGTTCACTCCACTGATGAGGAAGTGCGAAAAAAGTTGCTTGGAAAAAGCAATGTTCCGCCCATAATGGCTCAGCTTGAAAGACTCGCAAGTGGTGGAGTAAGCTTTCATGCCCAGATTGTGGTCGTTCCCGGCTATAATGACGGCACAGTTCTTGAGAAAACAGTTAGTGACCTGCTATCTTTTGGCGATGCTTTGCTTTCTTTGGCGGTGGTTCCCGTCGGTTTAACAAAACACAGGGATAGGCTCGCACCGCTAAAACCAGTAAGCAGAAGATTAGCGAAGGAAATAGTCGATTGGCATTACGAGGTTAGAGACCGAAACGATACTGCGCGGCGAACGCTTCAGCTTGCCGACGAGTTCTTTTTGCTCGCGGAGTGTGAAATCCCGCAGGAATCATACTATAATGGCTATCCGCAATACGAAAATGGTGTTGGAATGGTAAGATATTTTATCGAAAGGGCGAGGTTGTGGGGAAAAGATGATTTTCCCGACCTTTCAGGCATTAAATTAGCTGTTGTTACGGGCAGACTGTTTGCCCCGATTTTTGAGTCTATTGCGCTCGAAAGACTCGAATCGCTAACAGGGGCGAAAATAAGCGTCCTCGCGCCGGTAAACTCTTTGTTCGGAGCGTCAGTAACTGTTGCAAATCTTCTTCCTGCAATTGATGTTGTAAGGGCAATAAAAAGCCTTGCGGGAAAGCCGGATGCAGTGTTGATACCCCCAAGAATCATGTCACCTGATGGGTTATCGCTTGAGGATTGGACACTTGATGTGCTTGAACGAGAGATTGATTCGAAAGTTATAGTTGCGCCAGAGGATATTTCTGAGTTGGGGAGCATTCTTACTCGTGAGTTGAGCATTGGCTAA
- the frr gene encoding ribosome recycling factor has product MEEILKNTESRMEKTIDVVSNQLARLRTGKASPALIEGIKVDYYGTPTPLNQIASISTPEPRLIVIHPWDKSALSAIEKAILASDIGLTPQSDGNVVRIPIPPLTEERRRELVKVARKIVEEGKVALRNIRREVVEQIKKMQKDGELPEDDAYRLQDKVQELIDKFYDKLEELLKIKEEEIMTV; this is encoded by the coding sequence ATGGAGGAAATTTTAAAAAATACAGAATCGCGGATGGAGAAAACCATCGATGTAGTTAGCAATCAACTGGCGCGATTGAGAACCGGCAAAGCTTCGCCAGCGCTTATCGAGGGCATAAAGGTCGACTATTATGGAACGCCAACGCCGTTGAATCAAATAGCTTCTATTTCAACGCCAGAACCGAGATTAATAGTTATTCACCCTTGGGATAAAAGTGCCCTGAGTGCCATTGAGAAGGCTATTCTTGCATCGGATATTGGCTTAACCCCGCAATCGGATGGCAATGTGGTCAGGATTCCCATTCCGCCGTTAACCGAGGAAAGGCGCAGAGAGCTCGTCAAAGTCGCACGGAAAATAGTTGAGGAAGGCAAGGTAGCGCTGCGAAATATTCGCAGAGAGGTAGTAGAACAGATAAAGAAAATGCAAAAGGATGGTGAGCTACCCGAGGATGATGCATACAGACTGCAGGATAAAGTGCAGGAGCTTATTGACAAATTCTACGACAAACTTGAAGAACTCTTGAAAATCAAAGAAGAAGAGATAATGACCGTTTGA
- a CDS encoding YigZ family protein has protein sequence MIKMSYTVSDIGEGELEVKRSKFIGLVYPIASRDDVNSILADVRRRYANASHIIYAYRIGVNGAMEYYTDAGEPSGTAGAPILKLLSSMDISNTLVVVVRYFGGTKLGTGGLVKAYSRVAKLAIDNAGLKPLVKTVKVRVCVPYNVFERLKATVNDAGGKILTKSFSDDVEVVFEVPQHEFDKIKLTVANLTQGEALKSLKLMG, from the coding sequence TTGATTAAGATGAGCTACACCGTTTCTGATATAGGCGAGGGTGAGCTTGAAGTTAAACGCTCAAAATTTATCGGATTGGTTTATCCTATAGCCTCAAGGGATGATGTTAATTCAATACTTGCTGATGTGCGTCGAAGATATGCCAATGCGTCTCACATAATTTACGCCTACAGAATTGGCGTTAACGGAGCCATGGAATATTATACTGATGCGGGAGAACCGTCCGGCACAGCTGGTGCTCCTATACTCAAGTTGCTTTCATCGATGGATATTAGCAATACGCTTGTCGTTGTGGTTCGTTATTTCGGCGGCACAAAGCTTGGAACTGGCGGACTCGTTAAAGCATACAGCAGAGTGGCTAAACTCGCCATAGATAACGCTGGGCTTAAACCGCTTGTGAAAACGGTGAAAGTAAGAGTATGTGTTCCATATAATGTTTTTGAGAGGTTAAAAGCAACCGTTAATGACGCTGGCGGAAAGATTTTGACGAAAAGTTTTAGCGATGATGTCGAAGTGGTTTTCGAGGTGCCACAGCATGAATTTGATAAAATAAAATTGACCGTCGCTAATCTGACGCAAGGAGAAGCGCTCAAATCCTTGAAATTGATGGGTTAA
- a CDS encoding TlpA family protein disulfide reductase — translation MKTNAVRYAFLVLMVFILTMLISCSNSKSSEEKLEKIPRFVATDFEGKKFTDRDFSKVVGIISFVASWCGPCKVELKQINELAKKYDKLAVLAVTYEPAELMKPVVDSLGVIFPVARVDTSVFEAFGVDRVPARFLVKNGSILAKSFGAPIPQNAEFKKALITALSEKVSQK, via the coding sequence ATGAAAACTAATGCCGTAAGATATGCTTTCTTGGTGCTGATGGTGTTTATCTTAACCATGCTTATTAGCTGCTCGAATTCGAAGTCATCGGAGGAAAAGTTAGAAAAGATTCCGAGATTTGTTGCCACCGATTTTGAGGGCAAAAAATTTACTGATAGAGATTTCTCAAAAGTTGTTGGTATTATATCATTTGTCGCGAGCTGGTGCGGACCGTGTAAGGTCGAATTGAAACAAATTAATGAGCTGGCGAAAAAATATGATAAGCTTGCCGTGCTCGCGGTAACATACGAACCCGCTGAGCTTATGAAACCCGTAGTTGATAGCCTTGGCGTTATTTTCCCTGTGGCGCGTGTGGATACATCAGTTTTCGAAGCTTTTGGGGTGGACAGAGTGCCCGCAAGATTTCTGGTTAAAAACGGGAGTATACTTGCAAAGTCGTTTGGTGCCCCCATACCACAGAATGCCGAATTTAAAAAGGCTTTAATAACCGCTCTTTCCGAAAAAGTTTCTCAAAAGTAG
- the recN gene encoding DNA repair protein RecN, with translation MLAELRIENLAIIESLTLGFEDGLCVITGETGAGKSLIVGAIKLLLGERGGADKIRAGANEIRISARFFPTKSALEVARGMGIEEDEITIMRRITKAGRSYFWINGIPTTAENVKRIGKFLADLHGQHSHQMLLDSNLHLDILDVFGGVERERKMVETLYDEFQAKKRELDELVRRRDEVLRQRRLLQFELRELTNANLNDPDEESKLEEELSRIESAEAILEFAELLRQSVFGESMSIADIAGNIKANAEELSHISEVRNAVELIDTILAATDEIRIIADKLAEVEYDPERAEQIRKRLALLGDLQKKYGKNLKQLIEYRDKLAEQSVEELDVDEAIEKLKGELSEIRTRLEDAATKLSLLREKAAKKLSKAVEKELAPLALENAKFEVELKRQQDESSEFRLNGVPMRLGRHGFEKAEFLISTNPGMPLRPLKDIASGGELSRIALALKVALPAWKEVGCCVFDEIDVGIGGRTALFVAEQLEKLAQDRQVIVITHLHQIARRAKCHIVVEKYQMQGETFVSARMLSSDEREKELSRMLAIE, from the coding sequence ATGCTTGCTGAACTGAGAATAGAAAATCTTGCCATAATAGAAAGCCTGACGCTTGGTTTTGAGGATGGTTTATGTGTCATAACGGGTGAGACAGGTGCTGGAAAGTCGCTTATTGTAGGCGCTATAAAGCTTCTCCTTGGTGAGCGGGGCGGCGCTGACAAAATACGCGCTGGTGCGAACGAGATAAGGATTTCTGCAAGGTTTTTCCCGACTAAAAGTGCGCTTGAGGTGGCGCGGGGAATGGGAATAGAAGAAGACGAGATAACCATAATGAGGAGAATAACTAAGGCGGGAAGAAGCTACTTCTGGATAAACGGCATTCCCACGACCGCCGAAAATGTAAAGCGAATAGGTAAGTTCCTTGCCGACCTTCACGGACAGCACTCACATCAAATGCTTCTTGATTCGAATCTTCACCTTGACATTCTCGATGTTTTTGGAGGTGTTGAGCGCGAACGAAAAATGGTGGAAACGCTTTACGATGAGTTTCAGGCTAAAAAGAGAGAGCTTGACGAACTTGTCAGACGGAGAGACGAGGTGCTGCGCCAAAGGAGATTGCTTCAGTTCGAGCTTAGAGAGCTAACTAATGCTAATTTGAACGACCCCGACGAAGAGTCGAAGCTTGAGGAAGAATTGAGTCGGATAGAGTCGGCGGAGGCGATTTTGGAATTTGCTGAACTATTAAGGCAAAGCGTTTTTGGAGAAAGCATGAGTATAGCCGACATTGCGGGCAACATTAAGGCTAATGCAGAGGAATTAAGCCACATAAGTGAGGTCAGGAATGCAGTTGAGCTTATAGACACTATTTTGGCGGCAACCGATGAGATAAGGATTATAGCTGACAAACTTGCCGAAGTTGAATATGACCCTGAACGCGCAGAGCAAATAAGGAAAAGATTGGCTTTACTGGGTGACCTTCAGAAAAAATATGGTAAAAACTTAAAACAACTTATTGAGTATCGGGACAAATTAGCAGAGCAGTCTGTGGAGGAACTCGATGTGGATGAAGCTATAGAAAAGCTTAAAGGCGAATTGTCAGAAATTCGAACACGCCTTGAGGACGCTGCGACAAAACTTTCCTTGTTGCGGGAAAAGGCTGCGAAAAAACTGTCGAAAGCCGTTGAAAAGGAGCTTGCACCATTAGCTCTCGAGAATGCAAAATTTGAAGTGGAACTAAAAAGGCAGCAGGACGAATCGAGCGAATTTAGGCTAAATGGTGTTCCCATGCGACTCGGCCGTCATGGCTTTGAGAAAGCTGAGTTTCTCATATCGACGAATCCGGGGATGCCTTTAAGACCTCTTAAGGACATAGCATCCGGGGGCGAGCTTTCGAGGATAGCTCTTGCTTTGAAGGTCGCACTTCCAGCATGGAAAGAAGTAGGATGTTGCGTATTCGACGAGATAGATGTTGGAATAGGTGGACGGACAGCTTTGTTCGTGGCTGAGCAGCTCGAAAAACTTGCGCAAGACAGGCAGGTGATAGTGATAACCCATCTTCATCAGATTGCGCGAAGAGCAAAATGTCACATAGTGGTTGAAAAGTATCAGATGCAGGGCGAAACATTCGTTTCAGCAAGAATGCTTTCCTCAGATGAGCGCGAAAAGGAACTTTCGCGAATGCTGGCAATAGAATGA
- a CDS encoding geranylgeranylglyceryl/heptaprenylglyceryl phosphate synthase codes for MDKNYKNALIEKLTTRFDYLPLEPQFWLLVDPDKKSEGELADMASIAENAGVDAFLVGSSILIRENIDFAVKVLKDNSNLPVVIFPGNSEQVSHYADALLFLTLLSSRNVRWLVEEQVFAAPKVKKAGIPVIPTGYILVDSGNLTSVGFFSSTPPIPSDKPDIAVAHALAAQYMGMHAVFLEAGSGAKNAVPIDILKEVRDSINIPIIVGGGVKEPSQAYERAKFADVVVVGTAFEEKGGEELLGAFARAIHNARK; via the coding sequence ATGGATAAAAATTACAAAAATGCTTTAATAGAGAAGTTGACGACGAGATTTGATTACCTTCCTTTGGAACCCCAATTCTGGTTACTTGTTGACCCTGACAAAAAAAGTGAAGGTGAACTTGCTGACATGGCTTCGATTGCGGAGAATGCTGGAGTTGATGCGTTTCTTGTTGGCTCGAGCATATTGATAAGAGAAAACATTGACTTTGCAGTAAAGGTGCTCAAAGATAATTCGAACCTTCCGGTTGTCATTTTTCCCGGCAACAGCGAGCAGGTATCGCATTACGCGGATGCGTTACTTTTCCTTACTTTGCTTTCGTCCCGGAATGTAAGATGGCTTGTCGAGGAGCAGGTTTTCGCAGCTCCAAAAGTTAAAAAAGCAGGAATTCCGGTTATTCCGACGGGATACATATTGGTCGATTCAGGCAATTTGACCTCGGTAGGTTTCTTTTCGTCGACACCGCCTATACCCTCCGACAAGCCCGACATAGCCGTTGCGCACGCACTTGCTGCGCAATACATGGGTATGCACGCCGTGTTTCTTGAGGCTGGTAGCGGTGCGAAAAACGCAGTGCCCATAGACATTTTAAAAGAGGTTCGCGATAGCATAAACATACCGATAATCGTAGGCGGTGGTGTAAAGGAGCCATCTCAAGCTTATGAGCGCGCCAAGTTCGCCGATGTAGTCGTAGTAGGAACCGCTTTTGAGGAGAAGGGCGGTGAGGAGCTTTTAGGCGCGTTTGCCAGAGCTATACACAATGCAAGGAAGTGA
- the ruvC gene encoding crossover junction endodeoxyribonuclease RuvC, producing MRILAIDPGTRILGYCVLDGDSRSQEFVAGGDIKVARENKQLGLLGIFESILELVRDYSPDILVVESPFYGKNVKTLIRLGEARGAIIIAAALTGLDVSEVSPAEAKLALTGNGNATKEQVAYMIKQLLSPPQELSTDASDAAALGVAFFHRLALEEVE from the coding sequence ATGCGAATATTAGCTATAGATCCAGGAACGAGAATTCTCGGCTACTGTGTTCTTGATGGGGATTCTCGCAGCCAGGAGTTTGTTGCAGGCGGTGACATAAAGGTTGCGCGAGAAAACAAACAGCTGGGGCTGCTAGGCATATTTGAGTCGATACTTGAGTTAGTAAGAGACTACTCCCCGGACATTCTGGTCGTGGAAAGTCCTTTTTACGGTAAAAATGTTAAGACACTGATACGGCTTGGTGAGGCGCGTGGCGCGATAATAATAGCCGCTGCCTTAACGGGGCTTGATGTTTCCGAGGTATCGCCAGCAGAGGCAAAACTTGCATTGACGGGAAATGGCAACGCAACCAAAGAGCAAGTAGCATACATGATTAAGCAGCTACTTTCACCACCGCAGGAGCTTTCAACGGATGCTTCTGATGCTGCTGCATTGGGCGTAGCCTTTTTTCATCGATTGGCGCTTGAGGAAGTAGAATGA